The Mercurialis annua linkage group LG7, ddMerAnnu1.2, whole genome shotgun sequence genome includes the window ACTTCTcgttgaaattaaaataacaaattaaagtcCAGTCATCGAATTCTAGAAAGTTACTAATAGTGATGCAAAAATGCAGGTATTGGCAAACAGCAGGAGAAAGAGAAGGGGAGAATCCGATGATGACACCTCTGccatatatcataatttttggCATGTCAACTCCATTTGTGATCCTAGCCATTGCTTTTGTTAATGGTTGGATTAAGGTACCAATCCGATGAGAAATTATAGCAAGATCAATGACATTATTGTTGGTTTTGGTTCAGTTTATATAATGCAGTCATTTCTGTCAAAGACATgagtatatatatgtatttgtaCACTAACTTTGATTACCTATCTTATGCATATTCTTCAAAACCAACTTATATCTTACACGTAATTGAAAACGCTGAAATGAGAAATAGTTTTATAtgaatatgttataaatataatattttgacgTTTGTGTAAATGAAAAGCTGAAACATATGATTCGTACAACTTTTCGTGCAACATTGAAAAAGATCTATTCTGTAGCTACACATCTAATCTCGCAAAACCTATTGCGCTAGACAGAACCCAATAAGGTTAGTATTTTACAGCATCTGTGTTGAATTTCGAGTTTAAAATGGCGGTATATTCATCATCTAGAGGGCTTATACAGTACAACAGTCACATACTTGTGATGAAAACGAAAGGTCGAACCAAGAGCAACAACAGGCTGACCTTGATTGTTCTGAATATACATATGGTTTAAGACTGCATTCTGAGGTCTTGGCAATGTTCGATCACTTTCTGTAGCAAATTTATCGTTCAATAATGTTAGTTGAAGTTTTTGAGGCATGTCAGGAGGCTCCTTCCTGAAATCAATTTCATCTACTGAACCATTATTATAGCTTGTTATTGGAGATGAAGGAGTTTCAAATTCCGCAAGGATTTCTACTGCTTCCGAAACTTCGTCCTGTAACATAAAAACAGCAATGATCAATACTAATCTGCAACGCGTAGCTACAAAGAATGTGAAAGTAGCAATCacgttgcacggaaacttatcAAGTCCTATGTTTTGGACTTCTGTTTCTGTTTTTCGAATTCTGAAACTCCGGGATTTTAAACTTATATCCTATTCTTATACAATGTATGATTTAATCATTCTCTGTTTCAGAGTTTCTATTTCCGTATAGTATAGATTAGAGCTAtcgaaaataaaaagataaatagaTGAAACATCACCTGTACATCCAAAATATTATATGCAATTCCTGATTCATCACACTCCCAAGGCAACTCTGGAGCATACCTCAAGTGTTCATCAACAATAAACCGATACCGAAAAACACTCGAGGGAAGCGTTTTCACAACAACAAAATCATTACCGGATTTATGCAAACGTTCTCTgagtcaaaaacaaaaaacacatAACGTTTCGGAGTTTCATAAGCATAACCGAAAACACCAAATATGTAAGAAATTTCAGCACCTTGAGCACCAGTTATCCCATGATCCAGTGACAGCCACTCGGTTGCCACCATAACTCCAAGTTATCATCACAGCATTCAGTTTCTCATCTGAAGAATCTGTTGTATTATGCGCCGACGCGGCCATTATATCAGATGATCTTAATAAAGGAATTGTTGGAACCTGGTTATAGAAAATTTGgcaaaaatcaaatatttagaATTAGAAGGAAATATTTTTATGCATTGCCAAATTATGCATATCAAAAGCAACTTATGAGTAATGCATTCAAATTGACGCAGAACCAATTCAACATAGACCTAATCATCAAAAAATACTCCACCTTTACAATTTCGTTTATGTTCCAAACTTCAACTTCTCAATTTACAGTTCAACctgtatttattttttcaattccaaattttccaaattgattttaaaaatttggaataTAAATGGAAAAATAATTCGAAAAGGTTTTGGATGATTCATCATTCAAAATATTCCACAAAAAGCTAGAGTTCTAATTGCTATTAAATTCTTCAATCCAATGAAACtaaaacacctaaaaacacTGAATTGAATGGAATTAGAATTTCAAATACATTCAAACACTTTTAAGAGAAGTAAAAGTCctaaaaaattaagttttatttGGATAATACTATAATTCTTAACATGAACTATAAAGTTTAGCTGGTTTAAGCCTTAATAAATTTTACATACCTTAAAGATTAAGACTAAGGAATATAGAATTCACAAAGATTAAGGATTTAATATATACAAGtgcacaaaataaaaaatactaaagaAATAAAACCTGTGGAGAGAACTTAAGAGGGGAATAAAAAATGGCCATTTTTTCTGAATTTTCACCACTACCCTCTTCTTCTGAACTGCCTTCTCCACCATTTTTGCCACTACCATTGCCCATACCTGATCAATTTTTCAAGAAAATAATTAGAGCCCAGATAAATAATTACCTTCAAATatgcaaaaaaagaaaaaagacagagtctttttcatcaaaaaatcacatctttattttacaaaagaAAAAGGCATGTGAGTGACTGAGTTGTGAAaagaatttaactttttttgtggGGTTTGGTGAACTTATACTAACTCACCCACCACTGCAAATAAATTGCATAATTTGAAGACAGaccaaataattttattattagctCAAATGAAAGAACCAAACTTTATATTGATGGGCAGATTTAGCTTTAATTTGGGTTATAAAAAGTGGTTTTGATTGATTGGTTTGGTGAGAAAGCTTAGTTTGTCCTGTTAAAGTGAAAAATTTGATTCTCCAATTAGTTTGGAAGATCCAACTATGCTGGACAAATGATAGTTTTCCTTTAAAAGTGAATATTTGCTTTgcttatttataatattaaatctcaCTGTTTTTAGCATCATTTTTGTCGTCTTCTCCTTTTTATTTACATAGTCATACCATTACCTAATCAAAACTTGCCACGTTTTCTCTCGACTGAGAGATGCGAGCAACTTTTACAGTTTGGTGTCGGTTTGATCTCTTTGGAGGAAAATTATTTGATAGACTCAGTTTATTACGTCATCCGTATACTAATCGGCTAGTCCTAACATATCggaacacgtcattaaaatgatgacaatatTATAATATCAAGATTTCAATATGTACACATTTATtacaatattaatattattttaatgacgtgttacaATGTGATAGATTTAATCTACAAAATATGTGGTAGACTTTAATACCCTGTAAGTAAAAGTTGGTAAAGTGGGCCACGAGTACTAACCGCACGGGATAGGGTTTccgagtaggtcggttttaaaattctaataaaaaatttggatattaGAATTCAATGAAAGAAGTGAAATCGGAACTAAGAAATGTTCTAAGAAAAAAGTACAAAGTGAAGTTTAAATTCCcgtattattaattattgtgaataattaatataataatcgaGATCGATTGATGAAAGATTATCggtgaaaaataatatattatggagtcgtattatttatttggttataaataatacgtaaatatCGGAGTTAAAGTGATTAATTTggataaaagaaaagttaaaaagaaaaaaaataaaagtaaaagaagTGGGGgattaaaatgataattaattaaattacctatggataataagaaggataataaattaaaggcctaatgtcttaaaaaatctcgaccttttagccccttttcaatcataccctgacgttgaaaatttgtcaactttaccctattttgcatttttgtgtttcaattgtaccctgaaaaattaaattaacgtcttttgcgtttggaaatttgtttaaaacattctccatgtctcgcatatattaattgtatatttttaaaatttatctaaatttagttaaattaagaatttaaattggtgttaatttgattatggtttttagttatttttaaaaataaaggacttatttgtacttttttgaataaaaaagaatttaatttcatgtttagacttaattaattgaatgatttcatcatttaagtaaaaaaattaacaaaaattaaaatattggggtacaattgaagacggaaaattcaaaagtgggtaaaattgacaaattttcaacattggggtggaattgaaaaaaagtttaaaggtgaggggtttttaagtgattaggcctaaattaaaagataaaggTAAATAATTTAGTCATacttttaagggttaattgcaaatgcatacacgaactttaccctaatttgcaattacaatataaactttgaaacttggcaatatcagtaaccaacttttattttttggcaaattggtacaccgaccaatcatgcaacgacacatggcggtatattacaatgtccacgttagtgttttttgtgtttggtgtatcgatttgccaaaagtgtaaagttggttactaacattgtcaagtttcaaaatttatgttgtaattgcaaattaggataaagttcgtgaatgaatttgcaattaaccctactTTTAACCATTATAATTGAGACAAAATTTAGAcggaattaaaaaataatgataattttaaaaataaaaataacaatttatatctctgatctatttttttttgttccgtcTTGAATTTGATTCTTAAATACgagaaaatatttgattattttaacattttaaagaaaAGAGATATAATTGAGTGATATAGAGATTGAGATTAAAATTGAAGATATATACTTTGATATTTATAAGTATCGTACAGTGGCAACGATGCGTAGCGAGCGACAGTAAGAATCGGTCATGGCTGAATAGAAGAGAAATATAAGAAACTGAAATTTGCGAtttgatttttgatattttggtgttcaaaatttattttgatagtAGAAATGCCCATAAAGTTTGATGTTTACCCAAGAAAAGAAGGCAAAATAGCttgatttgattataaattggGCACTATTTTGAAGAGAGATTTCAGAGTGAAACAATATATGTATAGTGacttttgaaaagaaaaataagtatagttttaattttattgttggAAATTCATGTAATTAGTGATATCTTAAAGATTAACAAAAAAACAGATACTATGTTCATTATGTTTTCAATTATTGTAAAATGGCTAAAAACGACGAATATTTTAAATTGGAGGGAGCTCAAAAATGcattgaaaacataaaaattgttATAAGTTATGGTTTAATTAGCTTATATCATGTATATCGGAGATGACatcagtcgaccctctaataattaatatgtatggtggattaaaaatttattaattattagaattattaattaattaaatttttatagaaaaaattataaaagtatataaaatatattttaaaacatccACATtcatagacctaatattaatactatattataaaaaaaaatcaactaaaacaTTTCACAATCACTCATTTcaatagaaataattttatgcctagtttaaaaatatcaattggatattaaattaaaaaataattatccaaaAACTGTATTCGTGAAGTAAAATAgcttcaaatatttttttgtactagAAATACTTCACTTGCTTTTTTTACTTATCTAATACTGACTTTCCTTAAAATTTTCTCAAATGAATGAAAAAATCATAATTGGATGGTATTTCAGCTTCCACCTTACAAATTAAGGTTAGTGTTGCctcaaataaataatcaattgtaatatatttctttagaaaaatctctctaataattaatattcctatataatatatttaaaatttcattaattattaaataataaaattattgattatccGACATGGAACGAAGTTAATATACAGAAATGTATGAATACGTGGCGGGAAAACTATATGCTATAGGAGCCGTTCGATTTAATTACGGATCGACGGCTGCGATATTTTGTTAGAGAGCGGCTACCTGGAATTTTAGAATCAGGTAGtacaaaaccaaactaaaaccATTCATCTCAGTTTCGAGCTCTCATTCAACAAAAAAGAAACTACGTCGTCAATTTTTCTCTCTCAGATCAACCATGAACTCTGCATCGGTAAATTCTTTTCCATTATTATTTAATCTCtagtatattattaataacGTAGTGATAACACCTAGTAGGGGCAAAACATCCTCGCCAAAAGCAAGTATTACTAAGTCAAGCAATTTATCGACCTAGTGTCTAGGGGGGTCACTGAGCTA containing:
- the LOC126657482 gene encoding SNF1-related protein kinase regulatory subunit beta-2-like isoform X1; the encoded protein is MQFICSGMGNGSGKNGGEGSSEEEGSGENSEKMAIFYSPLKFSPQVPTIPLLRSSDIMAASAHNTTDSSDEKLNAVMITWSYGGNRVAVTGSWDNWCSRERLHKSGNDFVVVKTLPSSVFRYRFIVDEHLRYAPELPWECDESGIAYNILDVQDEVSEAVEILAEFETPSSPITSYNNGSVDEIDFRKEPPDMPQKLQLTLLNDKFATESDRTLPRPQNAVLNHMYIQNNQGQPVVALGSTFRFHHKYVTVVLYKPSR
- the LOC126657482 gene encoding SNF1-related protein kinase regulatory subunit beta-2-like isoform X2, which encodes MGNGSGKNGGEGSSEEEGSGENSEKMAIFYSPLKFSPQVPTIPLLRSSDIMAASAHNTTDSSDEKLNAVMITWSYGGNRVAVTGSWDNWCSRERLHKSGNDFVVVKTLPSSVFRYRFIVDEHLRYAPELPWECDESGIAYNILDVQDEVSEAVEILAEFETPSSPITSYNNGSVDEIDFRKEPPDMPQKLQLTLLNDKFATESDRTLPRPQNAVLNHMYIQNNQGQPVVALGSTFRFHHKYVTVVLYKPSR